A single genomic interval of Vibrio gallicus harbors:
- a CDS encoding substrate-binding domain-containing protein, translated as MKKLLILLVALFTINANASDTHRIRLATTTSTYHSGLLDYLLPKFESDTGIKVDVIAAGTGKALRMGQNGDVDLVMTHAPKAEADFVNKGYGISPKKLMYNDFVVVGPKNDPAQLNQSTSIEDAFTRLSNHKSIFVSRGDDSGTNKKELNLWAKTGVEPTFSGYRAVGQGMGPTLNMASELQGYTLSDRGTWLAYFARLDLEIVYQNDPELFNPYQVILINPKRFPTLNTADAKIFSDWLVAAKGQQLINDFKLNGKQLFVANADTTITTDN; from the coding sequence ATGAAAAAACTACTCATACTGCTGGTGGCTCTGTTCACCATCAATGCGAATGCCAGTGACACGCACCGCATTCGACTCGCCACTACCACCAGCACCTATCACTCTGGGCTGTTAGACTATTTACTACCAAAATTTGAATCTGATACCGGGATTAAGGTTGATGTTATCGCAGCCGGAACCGGCAAGGCCTTAAGAATGGGCCAAAACGGAGACGTAGACTTAGTAATGACCCATGCCCCAAAAGCTGAAGCAGATTTCGTCAACAAGGGCTACGGCATCTCTCCTAAAAAACTAATGTATAATGACTTTGTCGTCGTAGGACCAAAGAATGACCCTGCACAATTGAATCAAAGTACCTCAATAGAAGATGCATTCACGCGCCTTTCGAATCATAAATCTATTTTTGTATCGCGTGGGGATGATTCAGGGACTAATAAAAAAGAGCTTAACCTATGGGCTAAAACTGGCGTGGAACCGACATTTTCAGGATATAGGGCCGTTGGGCAAGGTATGGGCCCCACCCTCAACATGGCCTCAGAGTTACAAGGTTATACCCTTAGTGACCGAGGTACTTGGCTGGCATACTTCGCGCGCCTTGACCTTGAGATTGTTTATCAGAATGACCCCGAGCTATTCAATCCATATCAGGTGATTTTGATTAACCCTAAGCGTTTTCCAACCCTCAACACCGCAGATGCAAAAATATTTAGTGATTGGTTGGTTGCAGCCAAAGGGCAACAACTGATTAATGATTTCAAATTAAACGGCAAGCAGTTATTTGTAGCAAACGCAGATACTACAATTACCACTGACAATTAA
- a CDS encoding sigma-54-dependent transcriptional regulator gives MSAIALPANLSQYKAFSVLIVDDEVGIQVMLKKALGKWFGLVDTASSVEEAEILKSDNYYDLMILDINLPGESGVEWVTRYPQQERPNDVIFMTGYADIQTAISALRLGATDFILKPFSLEQMLGAVSRCLDKRLGERWQSALKHEVDRHVVSEIKGASVQTAQLKSLIKQFAPSKASILIEGESGTGKELVARGVHQQSERSGPFVPVNCGAIAPELLESELFGHASGAFTGAKKSREGLFRVANAGTLFLDEIGEMPLSMQSSLLRVLEQRTIRPVGTEKEIPIDVRVVAATNRDLEHEVKQGRFRADLFYRLNVLRIDVQPLRERKRDINELVPFFTQLLAKELSVDEPRWTHQEVNHMHQYDWPGNIRELKNCIERAILLKQSPAEQLPTQVCSMTLNQVANSDEAAEGYPLQWELRDVEKAHIMAVVEHHNGNKSAASRALGVARKTLERKYKEWACEQPCP, from the coding sequence ATGTCTGCTATTGCCTTACCTGCCAATCTATCTCAATACAAAGCGTTCTCTGTGCTGATAGTCGATGATGAGGTCGGCATTCAGGTAATGCTAAAAAAAGCATTAGGGAAATGGTTTGGTTTGGTCGATACCGCAAGTAGCGTTGAAGAAGCTGAGATTCTAAAGTCGGACAATTATTATGATTTGATGATTCTAGATATTAACCTGCCCGGTGAGTCTGGAGTGGAGTGGGTTACTCGCTACCCACAACAAGAAAGACCCAATGATGTTATTTTTATGACCGGATATGCAGATATACAAACAGCTATTTCGGCATTGCGACTGGGGGCGACGGATTTTATTCTCAAACCCTTTAGTCTTGAGCAGATGTTGGGAGCGGTGAGTCGCTGTCTTGACAAGCGATTGGGAGAACGCTGGCAAAGCGCCCTTAAACATGAAGTCGACCGGCATGTTGTTTCTGAAATTAAAGGGGCTAGCGTGCAAACCGCACAGCTGAAGAGTCTCATTAAGCAGTTTGCGCCATCTAAAGCCAGTATTTTGATTGAAGGTGAATCTGGCACTGGTAAAGAGTTAGTCGCTCGTGGCGTGCATCAACAAAGTGAGCGCAGCGGCCCCTTTGTACCTGTCAACTGTGGCGCGATAGCTCCAGAACTGCTAGAAAGTGAACTATTTGGTCATGCTTCTGGCGCTTTTACCGGCGCTAAAAAATCGAGGGAAGGCTTGTTTCGGGTTGCTAATGCAGGGACATTATTTTTAGATGAAATCGGTGAAATGCCGCTGTCGATGCAATCCTCATTGTTACGCGTACTAGAACAGCGCACAATCCGCCCAGTTGGTACCGAAAAAGAAATTCCAATCGATGTTCGAGTTGTAGCAGCAACCAATAGAGACCTAGAACACGAGGTCAAGCAAGGGCGCTTTCGTGCCGATCTGTTTTATCGCTTGAATGTGCTGCGAATTGATGTTCAGCCGTTGCGTGAGCGCAAACGAGATATCAATGAGCTAGTGCCTTTTTTCACCCAGCTTTTAGCCAAAGAGTTGTCTGTTGATGAGCCTCGCTGGACACATCAAGAGGTCAATCATATGCATCAGTATGATTGGCCGGGGAACATTCGAGAGCTGAAAAACTGTATTGAGCGGGCGATATTGCTTAAGCAATCTCCAGCCGAGCAGTTGCCAACGCAAGTATGTAGTATGACTCTAAATCAAGTGGCGAATAGCGATGAAGCTGCTGAGGGTTACCCTTTACAGTGGGAACTTAGAGATGTAGAAAAAGCCCATATTATGGCGGTGGTTGAGCATCATAATGGCAACAAATCAGCTGCGTCTAGGGCATTAGGTGTGGCGAGAAAAACCCTGGAGCGTAAGTATAAAGAGTGGGCTTGTGAGCAACCATGTCCTTGA
- a CDS encoding sensor histidine kinase yields the protein MSLKIITKWRRRFQTMVRYRLMFLTSAPIILTLIALVAITAYWSVHYTWQNALYDVSERLYQANTTLEHKQQIQQLRVQGLADSKAIQNMVSQHHLSSWLDQQSISLGVDLLRFEHNSNLKGIGTFLEVLPAEQLTKSLALESAVPLLGSDKVESQVLALVSRVQVLDDAYKVIGVLVAIKVINNDDALVDQLREQIYPRIEGLPAVPGTVTIFLGDLRISSNVPANEYPAIGSYVSQKVKQHVLINGEVWSNLASVNDTWYISAYMPLINASGNKIGMLYTGYRMKPFLAAYLSNIVDIILVTLAVLLLSGVAVYRGARDLFTPFERIHRVVRLVQFGKPTRIGDLGLNENHELTQLARQFDSMLDSLDASHSDLQRAANELEDKVASRTQSLHERSHQLQLHIELLNKTRDRLVVSEKLAALGELTAGIAHEINNPVAVILGNIELIKLELSMSDGGDIDVDDEVSTIIAQIDRIRNITYSLLQYSRHGGIQDQVTWQYVNPIVEESLVLVKTGNNKKGVQYITDLKARASVEINRNQLLQVLVNLQMNAAHAMDNKGTLTITSEEWIENGAVLGAKISIADQGCGIAAKHLSRIFDPFYTTKKQGTGLGLSLSQSLLHQIGGELLVESELGVGSTFTIVLPHRAPTQLQVANL from the coding sequence ATGTCCTTGAAAATAATAACTAAATGGCGTCGTCGCTTTCAAACTATGGTGCGCTATCGTCTGATGTTTCTGACCTCAGCGCCGATCATTCTCACCTTGATTGCGCTGGTGGCGATCACCGCCTATTGGTCGGTCCATTACACATGGCAAAATGCACTGTATGACGTATCTGAGCGCCTGTATCAAGCGAATACGACTCTAGAGCATAAACAGCAAATCCAACAGCTGAGAGTGCAGGGCTTGGCTGACTCTAAGGCGATACAAAATATGGTGTCTCAGCACCATTTATCATCATGGCTAGACCAGCAGTCGATATCGCTAGGCGTTGATCTGTTGCGTTTTGAGCACAATTCTAACCTCAAAGGTATAGGCACATTCCTTGAAGTATTGCCTGCAGAGCAGCTGACGAAATCGCTGGCATTAGAATCGGCAGTTCCCCTTTTAGGTAGTGATAAAGTCGAGTCGCAAGTGCTAGCCTTAGTATCACGAGTTCAGGTGCTAGATGATGCCTATAAGGTCATTGGCGTGCTAGTGGCTATCAAAGTCATTAATAACGATGACGCACTAGTTGATCAATTACGTGAGCAAATATACCCACGGATAGAAGGCCTACCTGCGGTGCCTGGAACGGTGACGATTTTTTTAGGGGATCTTCGTATTAGTAGTAATGTTCCTGCTAATGAATATCCAGCTATTGGTAGCTATGTGTCGCAGAAGGTTAAGCAGCATGTATTAATCAATGGTGAGGTATGGTCGAACTTGGCGTCCGTCAATGATACCTGGTATATCAGCGCCTATATGCCGTTAATCAATGCCAGTGGTAACAAGATTGGTATGCTGTATACCGGCTATCGAATGAAGCCTTTTCTCGCAGCTTATTTATCTAATATTGTTGATATTATTCTAGTGACACTGGCGGTGTTATTGCTATCGGGGGTTGCGGTATATCGAGGTGCGAGGGATCTGTTTACCCCTTTTGAACGAATTCATCGCGTAGTGCGTTTGGTGCAGTTTGGTAAACCAACCCGTATTGGAGACCTTGGGCTAAATGAAAACCATGAGCTGACTCAGCTCGCGCGCCAGTTTGACAGTATGCTGGATAGCCTAGATGCAAGTCATAGCGATCTGCAACGAGCGGCTAATGAACTCGAAGATAAAGTGGCGAGTCGAACTCAAAGTTTGCATGAGCGCTCTCACCAACTTCAGTTACATATCGAGCTGTTAAACAAAACCAGAGATCGCCTAGTTGTTAGTGAGAAACTGGCTGCATTAGGCGAGCTTACTGCAGGCATTGCCCATGAGATCAATAACCCAGTCGCGGTAATTTTGGGGAATATCGAATTGATCAAGCTTGAGTTAAGTATGAGTGATGGTGGAGATATTGACGTAGACGATGAAGTTTCGACCATTATCGCGCAGATAGACCGAATTCGAAATATTACATATAGCCTACTGCAATACAGCCGCCACGGTGGTATCCAAGACCAAGTAACATGGCAGTATGTAAACCCGATTGTTGAAGAGTCACTGGTATTGGTAAAAACCGGGAATAACAAAAAAGGGGTACAATACATCACAGACCTAAAGGCTCGCGCTTCAGTAGAGATAAATCGCAACCAGTTACTACAGGTATTAGTCAATCTACAAATGAATGCCGCGCATGCCATGGATAATAAAGGGACCTTGACGATTACTAGTGAGGAGTGGATAGAGAATGGTGCTGTGCTTGGGGCTAAGATATCTATAGCGGATCAAGGTTGTGGTATAGCGGCAAAGCATCTATCACGAATCTTTGACCCGTTTTATACGACTAAGAAACAGGGGACAGGGCTTGGATTATCGCTTTCTCAGAGTTTGTTACATCAAATTGGTGGCGAGTTACTGGTTGAATCTGAGTTGGGGGTTGGGAGCACGTTTACTATCGTACTCCCACACCGGGCACCAACACAGTTGCAGGTTGCTAATCTTTAG
- a CDS encoding formate dehydrogenase accessory sulfurtransferase FdhD: MTQPSIIKTSENPMQTIAVEVFDEYGEKLEKQIACERPLTVMLNWREVVTLMTLGSRPESLVLGYLKNQGFISDPNAIESLIIDWETNTAAVITTENVDHIEGALKKKTVTSGCGQGTMYGNVMKQLDGYQVPQVPLKQSQIYATLEALTHFNDTYKKAGAVHGCAVCKSNQVLSFVEDVGRHNAVDTLAGELWLNHQTGEDKIFYTTGRLTSEMVIKVAQMGIPVLLSRSGVTQMGLDLATQFGITTIARAKGLRFQVFSGADKISFDVKGHTKD; the protein is encoded by the coding sequence GTGACTCAACCTAGCATTATTAAAACCAGTGAAAACCCAATGCAAACCATTGCGGTTGAAGTATTTGACGAGTATGGGGAAAAACTTGAAAAGCAGATCGCCTGTGAACGTCCATTGACGGTAATGTTAAACTGGCGAGAAGTGGTCACCCTAATGACCTTGGGCTCTCGTCCTGAATCATTAGTATTGGGCTATCTAAAAAATCAAGGTTTCATCTCTGATCCTAACGCCATTGAATCCTTGATTATCGACTGGGAAACCAATACTGCAGCCGTGATTACCACAGAAAACGTCGACCATATCGAGGGAGCATTAAAGAAGAAAACCGTTACCTCAGGATGTGGTCAAGGGACCATGTATGGCAACGTAATGAAACAACTTGATGGCTATCAAGTTCCTCAAGTGCCACTCAAGCAATCTCAGATTTATGCCACTTTAGAGGCTCTAACCCACTTTAATGATACCTACAAAAAAGCGGGTGCGGTTCATGGGTGCGCAGTGTGCAAATCCAACCAAGTACTCTCTTTTGTAGAGGATGTAGGACGACACAATGCGGTAGATACCCTAGCCGGAGAGCTGTGGTTGAATCACCAAACGGGCGAGGACAAAATATTCTACACCACTGGCAGATTGACCTCAGAGATGGTGATAAAAGTGGCACAAATGGGGATTCCAGTATTGCTATCACGTTCCGGTGTAACACAGATGGGTTTAGACCTTGCGACACAATTTGGAATTACCACCATTGCACGAGCTAAAGGTTTACGCTTTCAAGTCTTTAGTGGCGCAGATAAGATATCTTTTGATGTCAAAGGACATACTAAAGATTAG
- a CDS encoding DUF3305 domain-containing protein, which translates to MNSLNCNPTLLRCKEVYIPLNSKLLKNESYWALSVDLELCPVKDNRWGLSQWQLNGFDLHPEAESAFVMGLELYKDERTEYRFNLSSHQPKLFVVLDILQSLESPNLVAITASQSTAAQFMDGDYVVLSAEIPVAVQAWMEAFIGRHGELLEQRRKKRKGAGRSSGQ; encoded by the coding sequence ATGAACTCATTAAATTGCAATCCGACACTGCTACGTTGCAAAGAGGTATATATTCCATTGAATAGTAAGTTATTAAAAAATGAATCCTATTGGGCGCTCAGTGTTGATCTAGAACTGTGCCCCGTTAAGGATAATCGTTGGGGGTTATCCCAGTGGCAACTTAATGGTTTTGATTTACACCCAGAGGCTGAATCCGCTTTCGTTATGGGGTTGGAGCTGTATAAAGATGAGCGCACCGAATATCGCTTTAACCTCAGTTCACACCAACCTAAGCTATTTGTGGTGTTAGATATTCTGCAGAGCCTAGAGTCCCCTAATTTGGTTGCTATTACCGCCTCACAAAGTACCGCCGCGCAGTTTATGGATGGTGACTACGTAGTGCTATCCGCTGAGATTCCAGTAGCGGTTCAGGCTTGGATGGAAGCATTTATCGGCCGTCATGGTGAGTTACTGGAACAGCGCCGTAAAAAGCGTAAGGGAGCGGGGCGTTCAAGTGGCCAGTGA
- a CDS encoding DUF3306 domain-containing protein codes for MASEFLSRWSKRKLQPTDTAEHEHEKDIEQVLEPSPHIQSEQIEQPSMPREESDNLDEESPQSELSVAQLLATGAAASVKKAALRKLFLSGEFSAVDNLNDYDLDYSSVDKLSIDVAQKLREWVNDVEQEPDPEPESDMDSETAPQQQDCDPTASTLQQSEQVTDEELDLAQGSETK; via the coding sequence GTGGCCAGTGAATTTTTAAGTCGATGGTCTAAGAGAAAGTTGCAGCCAACGGATACTGCTGAGCATGAGCATGAAAAAGATATTGAACAGGTCCTAGAACCGTCGCCTCACATCCAATCGGAGCAGATAGAACAACCGAGCATGCCGCGTGAGGAGTCTGACAATCTGGATGAAGAGTCGCCACAAAGTGAGCTGAGCGTGGCGCAATTACTGGCGACAGGGGCGGCCGCTTCGGTAAAAAAAGCGGCTTTACGTAAGCTGTTTTTGAGTGGCGAGTTCAGTGCTGTCGATAACTTAAATGATTATGACTTGGATTACTCATCGGTCGACAAACTCAGTATAGACGTGGCACAAAAGCTAAGAGAGTGGGTCAATGATGTCGAGCAAGAGCCTGATCCAGAACCTGAAAGTGATATGGATTCTGAGACTGCACCACAGCAGCAAGATTGCGATCCAACGGCATCTACGCTACAGCAGTCAGAACAGGTTACGGATGAGGAGTTAGATTTGGCCCAAGGCAGTGAGACAAAATAA
- a CDS encoding 4Fe-4S binding protein — translation MLIQQLKQADTANGHARLYAVENTVELTNLIPPTVSYESLGNILIIGPTSIIVSLVEQLTEMTTVTLLSTDGEQSQLHSLYFTNKIAISGFLGRFQVLTQNQQQTTDLAQAAINQTHFDIILDMTLDGCMREEVPVPGYYPVGRGYPKLADALQEIPSLKGTFDKPKFFRLNNDICAHSSRGMKGCERCVDACPAGALESIGSDKTGYKIEINPYLCQGVGTCATACPTEAIHYALPTPQETQKFIERTLANYFKAGGVEPVILICSKSHAMYNTMALNALPDNVIPIEVEDLPSIGIDTWFAALVNGACQVLFAASQRMPETIIRVLTAEVAQAQQLLGQLKLNQNTIDILYLESLRQGAPSLLNQDLGIRQGELSGSKRERLYAALDAMAQRYPVEQAVTALPEGAPFGQVTCASDKCTLCMSCVAVCPTRALHHEGDTPSLSFIEQDCVQCGMCEKACPESALTLQAQFNWDKQSRQSALTLHEEKPALCLRCNKPFAPQSMVNMLQDKLRGHSHFSDEMSLRRIAMCEDCRVIDMFESMSDDPTEQLKY, via the coding sequence ATGCTGATACAACAATTAAAACAAGCAGATACCGCAAATGGTCACGCTCGGCTATACGCTGTTGAGAATACCGTAGAGTTGACAAACCTTATCCCACCGACGGTTTCATACGAAAGTTTGGGCAATATCCTGATTATTGGCCCCACCTCGATTATTGTCTCTTTAGTAGAGCAGTTGACAGAGATGACGACCGTTACCTTGCTTTCAACCGATGGTGAGCAGTCACAGCTTCATTCTCTTTACTTTACCAATAAAATTGCAATCTCAGGCTTCTTAGGTCGCTTTCAAGTCCTGACTCAAAACCAACAACAGACGACTGACCTTGCACAAGCCGCTATCAACCAAACCCATTTTGATATCATATTAGATATGACGTTAGACGGGTGTATGCGTGAGGAGGTACCAGTTCCTGGCTATTATCCTGTGGGACGTGGTTATCCTAAATTGGCTGATGCGTTACAAGAGATCCCGAGCCTAAAAGGAACCTTTGATAAGCCCAAGTTCTTTCGCTTAAACAATGATATCTGTGCACACAGCTCCAGAGGCATGAAAGGGTGCGAGCGCTGTGTGGATGCGTGTCCTGCTGGTGCATTGGAAAGTATTGGTAGCGATAAAACAGGATATAAAATAGAGATAAACCCGTATCTTTGTCAGGGGGTTGGCACATGTGCTACAGCCTGTCCAACCGAGGCTATCCATTATGCCTTACCCACACCGCAAGAAACGCAAAAATTCATTGAGCGAACGTTAGCTAACTACTTCAAAGCTGGTGGGGTTGAGCCCGTTATTCTGATTTGTAGTAAATCCCATGCGATGTATAACACGATGGCACTTAACGCATTACCTGATAACGTCATTCCTATCGAGGTCGAGGATTTACCTTCTATAGGGATAGATACTTGGTTTGCCGCGTTAGTAAATGGCGCGTGTCAGGTGTTGTTTGCCGCAAGCCAGCGCATGCCAGAGACCATTATTCGAGTTCTTACTGCTGAGGTTGCACAAGCTCAACAGCTATTAGGCCAACTTAAACTCAATCAAAACACCATTGATATCTTATATCTTGAAAGCCTAAGACAAGGTGCGCCGTCGCTTCTTAATCAGGATCTAGGTATCAGACAAGGCGAGCTTTCAGGAAGCAAGCGTGAACGGCTATATGCAGCGTTGGATGCAATGGCACAACGTTACCCAGTAGAGCAGGCGGTTACAGCTTTACCTGAGGGTGCACCATTTGGACAAGTCACTTGTGCCAGTGATAAGTGTACATTGTGTATGAGTTGTGTGGCGGTATGTCCGACTCGCGCACTGCACCATGAAGGGGATACCCCAAGCCTTAGCTTCATTGAGCAAGATTGCGTGCAGTGTGGTATGTGTGAAAAAGCGTGCCCAGAAAGTGCCTTGACCCTTCAAGCTCAGTTCAATTGGGATAAACAATCTCGACAATCAGCACTCACCTTACATGAAGAAAAGCCAGCTTTGTGTTTGCGTTGTAATAAGCCATTTGCGCCTCAATCAATGGTCAATATGCTGCAAGATAAGTTACGTGGTCACTCTCACTTTTCAGATGAAATGTCGCTACGCAGAATCGCAATGTGTGAAGATTGCCGCGTTATCGACATGTTTGAATCTATGTCTGACGACCCAACTGAGCAACTTAAATATTAG
- a CDS encoding TorD/DmsD family molecular chaperone, whose protein sequence is MLANFYRGAPTPEVLNFLATLEIEPENSAMNSAWKALSHAALATKSDALQDEYQQLFIGIGRGEVVPFGSWHQTGSLMEKPLALVRHDLQRLGFEREEQVKEPEDHISALCEVMAYLLEDHTDEAQGFFNHHIAPWFSKLNTQTIQANATDFYGHVSRLMVTFFDIEQVRFSEVHMTNLSLNTINVKNVTG, encoded by the coding sequence ATGCTTGCTAACTTCTATCGTGGTGCGCCCACCCCAGAAGTTTTAAATTTTCTGGCAACCCTTGAAATTGAGCCGGAAAACAGTGCAATGAATTCGGCATGGAAAGCGCTAAGTCATGCCGCATTAGCGACTAAAAGCGACGCTTTACAAGATGAATATCAGCAATTATTTATCGGTATTGGTCGTGGTGAGGTGGTGCCATTTGGCTCTTGGCATCAGACAGGGTCTTTAATGGAAAAGCCACTAGCACTAGTGCGCCATGACCTGCAGCGATTAGGATTTGAGCGCGAAGAGCAAGTGAAAGAACCTGAAGACCATATCTCAGCCTTATGTGAGGTTATGGCGTATCTGTTGGAAGACCATACAGACGAAGCGCAGGGCTTTTTTAATCATCATATTGCGCCGTGGTTTAGCAAGCTCAATACACAAACAATACAAGCCAATGCCACTGATTTTTATGGTCATGTTTCTAGGTTGATGGTGACATTTTTCGACATAGAGCAGGTGCGATTTAGTGAGGTGCACATGACCAATTTAAGCCTAAATACAATTAACGTGAAGAATGTTACCGGTTAA
- a CDS encoding twin-arginine translocation signal domain-containing protein yields the protein MKDRKNIDTKRWEPSRRELLKGMTTAVVAGGIVAGTAGAAHASSTQAPSVKSDENEGYQETQHIRDYYDTL from the coding sequence ATGAAAGATAGGAAAAATATCGATACGAAGCGCTGGGAGCCCAGCCGCCGTGAGTTACTTAAAGGCATGACCACCGCAGTAGTCGCTGGAGGAATAGTCGCGGGTACAGCCGGTGCTGCCCATGCATCATCGACACAAGCACCTTCTGTAAAGAGTGATGAAAATGAGGGCTATCAAGAAACCCAACATATTCGTGATTACTACGATACGTTATAA